The DNA region TGCTTTCACCTTTGGTCTAAAACCCTTGATTTTGCTCTGAATGTGTTGCATGAAGACCTTACCGGTTTATCTATTCCTAGATTAATTATCATGTAATAGTCTAAAATGCTccttttttaaacaaaaaaaaatggttactttccatttttgtgaaaaatgctactatattatatcatatatattatgttataaaaaatcattatattttattgaCTAAATTATCTTTTGTATACTCCAAATTACACCTGCTCATGAGTCAGGTCATTTGTCCAAGCTTGAATGCCAACTCAAAAACTGAGGGAGTTTGGGCAAAAATACAATGCCTAAAAATGAGTTTGGGTAAAATTTAAGGTTCGTTTTCTATATGGACTGAATCTTGGGCAAGATTTTCTCGATCCAAagatattatgttataaaaaataattatattaattgtatattaaataataattatatatatgttagttcGGAAGGACCAACTTGAGATCGCCGATAGGGAAGTTGAATTGGCCTTTGAGATGTTGTGGTGGAAGCAATAAAAATTGGGCAACAAAGAACACAATGAATTATAATAGTTCGGCCcaaattgcctactccactaccttagcttaccacaactaaagattttcccaaattcactaatttggtaACCTTTGAGGATAaagtttaaccttacaactcctttAAGATTTATGCCCCAAAATCTTAAGATTGcactcccttaaggtttctactcAAACCTTAAGAATTAACCCTCtctcaaagaaaacaaataaGTAAACTAAGAAGTAACCATTCCAAGATCAAAatgtttgccaattaagcactaatacaaagaagaacactttagctaaatgaattcaataaaAGCTCACAAGTGTTCAGAAGAAAAGGTATGAAATAATTTAAGCTCTTAGGATGTTTTGATCGGTCTTTAAGCTTTACACATGTCTCATGTTGTTGTAGGACCtttggaagatggtatttataatgtctaattgatttccaactgTTGTGGTTGTTGATGAATTGAATATAGCCATTGGTATTGAAATACCAGTTCATTCAATTCACTTGCAACATCGAATATCGGTACATACTAAAAGGGTAtcgattttttttaatcaatGCAGATTTCAATGACCGTTGGAGCAGAGATATCAATACTTGCTAAAAGGTATAGATACTTTTTGaaaaggtatcaatactttttgtcaTTGTttgaaaaatcatgaaaatagaatgtcaatttggtatcgattttagAATTAGTATCGATATCTTCAAAACTATCGATACGCCAGGCTAAAAAGTATAACAATTCTGACTTGTTTAAAAACAGTTTTAACATGATTAAAAATGTTTGATTTAATTGAAACCATTTCAAATTGATTTTATCAATGTGTTCAacttaacttttattcaaaaacactttaatttgttatatcaaaacatattatcaaataagtCTTAGTTTaacaatatacatacatatatattaaatcactaacccaataacaaataaaattcattacccaaaacctaaaaaagCTTACCAAACAaaataacccaacccaatatataaaattttaaaaattatatttaatacaatataacaattattatatttatttttaatataataaaatatttattttatttacaatagttttttttaatgtgttagaaaatttttattttagagtttttaatgcgtttattgtattatatttaaaaaaattatttaaataaaataaatctaaaaagataaaatatgaaaaggctagcccgaatttatttttttaaattggatcaaattaaaaaaaaattatttgttaaaccaaactaaacctaaagtaaaaaaattaatttagataaaccgAGCTACTATTATCCAAATGCTAATGAAAGTCTTGATATCCAAATGTTAATGAAAGTCTTGTTATCCAAATTCCCTCTTTTTTTCCCTATAAATTGTAGAAACCAAATTCAAATTTCATTCTAACATCTCGAGAAAAAAGAAAACCCCAATTCTCTCCTTTCATCAAACATTACTCCTCTGTTCCATCCATGGCGGTGGTGTATTACAAGTTCAAGAGCTCCAAAGATTCCCACTCCCTTCCCATCGACGGTCCTTTCATTTCACTCTCCGATTTCAAACACCAAATCTTCGCTTCCAAACGCTACGGTAATGGCAACGATTTCGATTTACTCATCTCCGATGCCAAAACCGATCAACAGTTGGCCAATGGCTCGTCTTTGATCCTCGCAAACTCTTTCCTTTTGATCCGTCGTGTTCCTCGACCGCCTGGATTACCCATCGTTATCGGCGGAGAAGAAAAACCCAATATCCAAACCAACTCACCATCTGTTGTTGTGAAAGAGGAGCTTCAAGAGCAAGGCTTCGATTTCGATGATTTCGGACTTGATTTTACTTCTATTTCCAACAACTCAATTGCGAAACCAGGAGATGCCCATTGTAAAGAAACCAAAATCGACCATAGGTTTAAAATTTCATCTGTTAAAACCCTGGGGAAGTGGCGGCCAATTCCGCCGCGGAGTTATGTCTGCCATCGATGCAATGTGGGTGGACATTATATTCACCATTGCCCTACTAACGGTGACCCTAAATTTGACCGTAAAAGGGCTTCCAACACATCCGATTCGAGCTCTAAAAGCTCTGGGATTTCGTACGCTTCGATTTCAACAACTTCGAGTAGCTGTAATTCCACGACAGTACCACCCGAACTTCACTGCCCTTTGTGCAAACAAGTACTGGAAGATGCTGTTTTGACGAGGTGCTGTTTCGCTAGTTTCTGTGAAAAATGCGTGAGAGATCGCATTGTTTCAATGGCTACCTGTGTTTGCAGAAGACAAATTGTGGCTGATGATATTCTTCCTAATATGACTCTTAGAGGTACTATCAACCGATTTCTGAATAATCAATCTGGAGCTGAAACTTCCGCCACGAAAAGGAAGCTCGTTAACGCAGAGAATGGAGATGAGGAACAAAGGAAAAAGACGAAGAAGACAGAGCAGAGACCGGTCATTAAGGCATGATAAATGAAGAAAGGCAGCAAAAGCAAGACAAGTTGAGAGAAGTAAAAATGTTTGAATGTATAGGCTGTACGTAAAATAGTTAGTATATGTAttgcatttttctttttgaatataagcaaatattgaatttatttttctgtttctttttctacTCTTTTCTTGTGTTTCCAAATCCAATTATGGCATTTCTtgtatatgtttatatgatttttttttaattgttataaacttataattacatatttaattctcaatatttacatactttatcaatttaattaattttaaaaattttaataaatttaattctctatatttttaaattctatcaatttaattaccaaatttttTCACCaatcacattttattttattttaccgcCAAATTCCTCCACACACTGGACGGacatatatttttactaaaacaaacaaattgtAAAGCCATTGACTTTTCCTTTGGTGACAACAAATTATACTCTCACCTCAACAAATTATACCGGCACGAGTATGCAAACAAAAActgttattttttttactattttgttgctattttcttattattttttcactattttgctacaatttcactattatattatcattattttgttgttattggaTATTGTAcatctcttgttttattgttacttcttttactattttagaggcatttccTTTTTAAGTTACatctatcttaatgttatttaagtatacatatttttttaaaatttattttcaatttgttgggaaacatttatgttaatgtttttagtatttttgatgtattatattttttaaaaattaatacgaACAAGTCGAGTCAGGCAGGGCccaagttttagcatttttattcgaGTTGTGCTTGGGCAAAAATTTAGGCACATTTTTCGGGCTGGG from Gossypium hirsutum isolate 1008001.06 chromosome A04, Gossypium_hirsutum_v2.1, whole genome shotgun sequence includes:
- the LOC107949872 gene encoding E3 ubiquitin ligase PQT3-like, translated to MAVVYYKFKSSKDSHSLPIDGPFISLSDFKHQIFASKRYGNGNDFDLLISDAKTDQQLANGSSLILANSFLLIRRVPRPPGLPIVIGGEEKPNIQTNSPSVVVKEELQEQGFDFDDFGLDFTSISNNSIAKPGDAHCKETKIDHRFKISSVKTLGKWRPIPPRSYVCHRCNVGGHYIHHCPTNGDPKFDRKRASNTSDSSSKSSGISYASISTTSSSCNSTTVPPELHCPLCKQVLEDAVLTRCCFASFCEKCVRDRIVSMATCVCRRQIVADDILPNMTLRGTINRFLNNQSGAETSATKRKLVNAENGDEEQRKKTKKTEQRPVIKA